From the genome of Prochlorococcus marinus XMU1419, one region includes:
- a CDS encoding HU family DNA-binding protein has protein sequence MNKADLVNLVAARTELTKTDVSLVVDAAIETIVDSVVEGKKVSILGFGSFEPRDRSARQGLNPKTGEKIAIPAKRVPTFSAGKLFKDRVQG, from the coding sequence ATGAACAAAGCTGATTTAGTAAATCTTGTTGCTGCTCGTACAGAGCTCACAAAAACGGATGTTTCTTTAGTTGTTGATGCAGCTATTGAAACTATTGTTGATTCAGTAGTGGAAGGCAAAAAAGTCTCCATACTAGGATTTGGTTCTTTCGAGCCAAGAGATCGTTCTGCAAGACAGGGATTAAACCCTAAGACAGGCGAAAAAATAGCAATTCCTGCTAAAAGAGTTCCAACATTCTCAGCAGGTAAACTTTTTAAGGATAGAGTTCAAGGTTAA
- a CDS encoding chlorophyll a/b-binding protein yields MQEKVSPMENQNDGSTNTSSSDNEYSKWVDNQGDEVKNVFGFNSSAELVNGRAAMIGFLMLILTELVFSGRPVTSSIFGIN; encoded by the coding sequence ATGCAAGAAAAAGTCTCTCCAATGGAAAACCAAAATGATGGATCTACTAATACATCTTCAAGTGATAATGAATACTCAAAATGGGTAGACAATCAGGGGGACGAAGTAAAGAATGTTTTTGGATTCAATAGCAGCGCCGAGCTTGTGAATGGTAGAGCAGCTATGATTGGATTCTTAATGCTTATATTAACCGAGTTGGTTTTTAGCGGCAGGCCTGTGACTTCTTCAATTTTTGGTATTAATTAA
- a CDS encoding DUF3119 family protein, with product MFNTKSKKEEPVIISPSFQLPIILIILSFMLLFLNIGSLPTIVFASFSFFLLLQSFTLRIKITNDDFIVLQLGKEIRTFPFKNWISWKFFFPIIPGIFYFREKSSPHLLPILFNPKQLKDELIKKVDSLEIKNS from the coding sequence ATGTTTAACACTAAATCAAAAAAAGAGGAGCCAGTAATAATATCTCCATCATTTCAGTTGCCAATCATTTTAATAATTTTAAGTTTTATGCTTTTGTTTTTGAATATCGGTTCTTTGCCAACGATAGTTTTTGCTTCTTTTAGCTTTTTTTTATTACTTCAATCATTCACCTTAAGAATAAAAATAACAAATGATGATTTTATCGTTTTACAATTAGGTAAAGAGATTAGAACTTTTCCATTCAAGAACTGGATATCATGGAAATTCTTTTTCCCTATAATCCCTGGTATTTTTTATTTTAGAGAAAAGTCGAGTCCTCATTTATTACCAATTTTATTTAATCCAAAGCAATTAAAAGATGAGCTCATAAAAAAAGTTGACTCCCTGGAAATTAAAAATTCTTAA
- a CDS encoding glycogen debranching protein yields MTHINKGKPFPLGSSLTSKGVNFSLIATNAEYVEILLFEKEDSITPKSIFKLDQKNHNTGPYWYAEIKNLDQGCIYAFRVKQKNNTINSNYEKKVLLDPCSRGITGWGRYKRENALKTQENTDSCLKSVVCDRKLFNFKDFPRPNHSWEETIIYELHIKSFTEPNDKTESCFKKFLKKIPYLKELGITSIELLPIFCFDPTDAPNGLKNFWGYSPINWFTPHYEYLSNESPEKNREEFRKLVEECHKADIEVILDVVYNHTSEGDDKGPAISWKGIDENLYYFIGKDKNYQDVSGCGNTIAANRGLVRKLIIESLKCWASEFGVDGFRFDLGIALSRGENLSPLDNPPIFDDIECEPELVDIKFISEPWDCGGLYKLGDFPSKNIFTWNGHFRDDLRRFWKGDKDTAWNMSDKIKGTPSIYKDDTIFPKSINFITSHDGFTLKDLVTFNRKHNFANREQNRDGDNHNNSWNHGIEGPTTNLLINDLRKRQQKNLILNLLISKGVPMILMGDEIGRSQGGNNNSWCQNNLLGWMNWEHGQQDLELLKYFKYVIKIRKKLINIFNPSFFPNNQTNENIPTYHWHGTKLDNPDWSSWSHTVAFSINKGNSNPLVWIGLNAYSKSIDFPLPKCKYNWLKVIDTSMSEIFEPITINEKSVSIKSRSSLLIISKEVFGAKNNLF; encoded by the coding sequence GTGACTCATATCAATAAAGGTAAACCATTCCCTCTCGGAAGCTCTTTAACTTCAAAAGGGGTTAATTTTTCACTAATTGCCACAAATGCAGAATATGTAGAAATCCTATTGTTTGAAAAAGAGGACTCTATTACACCAAAAAGTATATTTAAACTAGATCAGAAGAATCATAATACTGGTCCCTACTGGTATGCAGAAATAAAAAATCTAGATCAAGGTTGTATTTATGCCTTTAGAGTAAAACAAAAAAATAATACGATCAACAGTAACTATGAAAAAAAAGTATTACTCGATCCATGTTCAAGGGGTATAACTGGGTGGGGAAGATATAAAAGAGAAAATGCATTAAAAACGCAAGAAAATACTGATAGTTGTCTTAAAAGCGTTGTTTGCGATAGAAAATTATTTAATTTTAAGGATTTTCCAAGACCGAATCATTCTTGGGAAGAAACAATTATTTACGAACTCCATATCAAATCCTTCACTGAACCAAATGATAAAACTGAAAGTTGTTTCAAGAAATTTTTAAAAAAAATTCCATATCTCAAAGAACTGGGAATCACCTCAATCGAATTACTGCCAATTTTTTGTTTTGATCCAACTGATGCACCAAATGGTTTAAAAAATTTTTGGGGTTATAGTCCAATTAATTGGTTTACGCCCCATTATGAATACCTTTCGAATGAATCACCTGAAAAGAATAGGGAGGAATTTAGAAAATTAGTAGAGGAGTGTCATAAGGCAGACATTGAAGTTATTTTAGATGTCGTATACAATCACACTTCTGAAGGCGATGACAAAGGACCTGCGATAAGTTGGAAAGGTATAGATGAAAACCTTTATTACTTTATTGGGAAAGATAAAAATTATCAGGATGTATCTGGTTGTGGGAATACTATTGCAGCAAACAGAGGATTGGTTAGAAAACTAATAATTGAATCATTAAAGTGTTGGGCGAGTGAATTTGGAGTAGATGGTTTTAGATTTGATTTAGGTATTGCCTTATCAAGAGGAGAAAATCTCTCGCCACTCGATAATCCTCCAATTTTTGATGATATAGAATGTGAACCAGAACTTGTTGATATAAAGTTTATAAGTGAGCCATGGGATTGTGGTGGTTTATATAAATTAGGTGATTTCCCATCAAAGAATATTTTTACTTGGAATGGTCATTTTAGAGATGATTTGAGAAGATTTTGGAAGGGGGATAAAGATACAGCTTGGAATATGAGCGATAAAATCAAAGGTACTCCATCGATTTATAAAGACGATACTATTTTCCCAAAATCAATAAACTTTATTACTTCACATGATGGATTCACTCTAAAAGATTTAGTAACTTTCAATAGAAAACATAATTTTGCCAACAGAGAGCAAAACAGAGATGGTGATAACCATAATAATTCTTGGAATCATGGTATTGAGGGACCAACTACAAACTTATTAATTAATGATTTAAGAAAAAGACAACAAAAAAATCTTATTCTTAATTTACTTATCTCTAAAGGTGTTCCAATGATACTTATGGGTGATGAGATAGGAAGATCGCAAGGCGGTAACAATAATTCTTGGTGCCAAAATAATTTATTAGGCTGGATGAATTGGGAACATGGTCAACAAGATTTGGAATTATTAAAATATTTTAAATACGTAATAAAAATCAGAAAAAAACTAATAAACATTTTTAATCCATCATTCTTCCCAAATAATCAAACCAATGAAAATATTCCAACTTATCATTGGCATGGAACAAAGTTAGATAATCCCGATTGGAGTAGTTGGTCTCACACAGTTGCTTTTAGCATTAACAAAGGTAATTCTAATCCGCTGGTCTGGATAGGTTTAAATGCATATTCAAAAAGTATCGATTTCCCCTTGCCAAAATGTAAATATAATTGGTTAAAAGTTATTGACACTAGCATGTCTGAGATTTTTGAACCCATAACTATCAATGAAAAATCTGTTTCAATAAAGAGTAGAAGCTCTTTATTAATCATTTCAAAAGAAGTATTTGGGGCAAAAAATAATTTATTCTAA
- a CDS encoding MlaE family ABC transporter permease has protein sequence MYYPNFLKRLLSSLIIGGQAMNFIFRGKISKNDLFDQLMESGPGSLLIVLITGIAAGTVFNIQVASQLTSMGVSSEIGGLLAVGMAREMAPLLTATLMTGKVATAYAAQLGTMKVTEQIEAITMLRTEPVQYLVVPRLLSMVIMSPIQCLLFLSVALWSGQIWSTIFYKVPPIVFWTSVRSGNVSLTSTDLTSMLIKSVVFGLLISIIACGYGLTTKGGPKEVGTSTTGAVVMTLVTVSLMDVFLTQILFG, from the coding sequence ATGTATTATCCTAATTTTCTCAAAAGACTTCTAAGCAGCTTAATCATTGGAGGGCAAGCAATGAATTTTATCTTTAGAGGTAAAATTTCCAAAAATGATCTCTTTGACCAACTTATGGAGTCAGGTCCTGGAAGTTTATTAATTGTATTAATTACAGGAATTGCCGCAGGGACAGTTTTTAATATTCAAGTCGCATCACAACTCACAAGTATGGGGGTTTCAAGTGAAATTGGAGGCTTATTAGCAGTAGGCATGGCAAGAGAAATGGCTCCCCTTCTAACTGCTACTTTAATGACTGGAAAGGTTGCCACTGCATATGCTGCTCAACTGGGTACTATGAAAGTCACAGAACAAATTGAGGCAATAACCATGTTAAGGACCGAACCAGTCCAATATTTGGTAGTCCCAAGGTTACTATCGATGGTAATAATGTCTCCAATACAGTGTCTTTTATTTTTATCTGTAGCTTTATGGAGCGGACAAATTTGGAGCACAATTTTTTATAAGGTTCCTCCAATAGTTTTTTGGACATCTGTAAGATCAGGTAATGTGAGTTTAACCAGTACAGACTTAACTTCAATGTTAATAAAATCTGTAGTGTTCGGATTACTTATTTCAATAATTGCTTGTGGATATGGACTCACAACTAAAGGTGGTCCAAAAGAAGTTGGAACAAGTACAACAGGCGCAGTTGTAATGACTCTCGTTACTGTATCTTTAATGGATGTATTTCTAACACAAATTTTATTTGGATGA
- a CDS encoding MFS transporter, with protein sequence MFSYGLGDAGTGLVATQFGFFLFKFFISAGLPVIIAGSLLMLIKIWDAVNDPLIGWLSDRTKSRWGPRIPWMVVASVPLGFSLAAIWWTPTGSMLTKTFYYAIISIIVMTAYTSINLPFAALSTEISEKTEIRTRLNASRFTGSIIAGLTGLIIAGIVLGSEGSANNDYFLMGKISGCIAVAATLISCWGLAPFAKIARRPSGKAEAITLQFKRIFRNKKFLKVITLYILLWCALQLMQTVALIYVEDVLNVPTYIAKWIPIPFQISALVGLQIWTRVSNKLNRISALNYGAIMWIISCTATLFLPSLSKISGVGDSLFLNASNIFLFILLIFIICLIGIGASTAFLIPWSLLPDAIDEDPEKPAGLYTAWMVLIQKIGIAFSVQLLGFLLYLSGYQSCFVDKDGLNIIEQCYSAQLTIRLCIGFIPSILVIIGLLIMRKWDRKLITN encoded by the coding sequence ATGTTCTCTTATGGGCTAGGAGATGCAGGCACAGGTTTAGTAGCGACGCAATTTGGTTTTTTTCTGTTCAAATTCTTTATTTCTGCTGGTTTGCCAGTAATAATTGCAGGTTCATTATTAATGTTAATAAAGATATGGGATGCAGTAAATGATCCGTTAATTGGATGGTTAAGTGATCGTACAAAATCAAGATGGGGGCCTAGAATCCCTTGGATGGTAGTAGCATCTGTTCCTCTTGGTTTCTCTTTAGCTGCGATATGGTGGACACCCACTGGTTCCATGCTAACCAAGACTTTTTACTATGCCATAATTTCTATAATCGTAATGACTGCTTATACAAGTATTAATCTTCCTTTTGCAGCTTTATCTACTGAAATTTCTGAAAAAACAGAAATAAGAACAAGACTAAACGCTTCTAGATTTACTGGCTCAATAATTGCAGGACTAACTGGTTTAATAATTGCTGGAATTGTATTGGGTTCTGAAGGATCCGCAAATAATGACTATTTTTTAATGGGTAAAATAAGCGGATGTATTGCAGTTGCTGCGACATTAATTTCTTGTTGGGGATTGGCTCCATTTGCAAAAATAGCAAGAAGGCCTTCTGGAAAAGCTGAAGCTATAACACTTCAATTCAAAAGGATCTTCAGAAATAAAAAATTTCTAAAAGTTATTACGCTTTATATTCTTCTCTGGTGCGCACTACAATTGATGCAAACAGTAGCGTTAATTTATGTAGAGGATGTATTGAATGTACCAACATATATAGCTAAGTGGATCCCGATACCTTTCCAAATTAGCGCTTTAGTGGGTTTACAAATATGGACAAGAGTATCAAATAAATTGAACAGGATTTCAGCTTTAAACTATGGAGCGATTATGTGGATTATTTCATGTACTGCAACTTTATTTTTACCTTCATTATCCAAAATTTCAGGAGTTGGAGATAGTTTATTTCTAAATGCCAGCAACATATTTCTCTTCATCCTCTTAATTTTCATAATCTGTCTTATTGGAATTGGAGCTTCAACCGCTTTTCTTATCCCTTGGTCACTACTTCCTGATGCAATAGACGAAGACCCAGAGAAACCGGCAGGATTATATACTGCTTGGATGGTACTTATTCAGAAGATTGGCATCGCTTTTAGTGTTCAATTATTAGGATTTTTATTGTATTTATCAGGATATCAATCATGCTTTGTTGATAAAGATGGTCTAAATATTATTGAACAATGCTACTCAGCACAATTAACTATTAGATTATGTATTGGTTTTATACCCTCAATACTCGTAATAATTGGTCTTTTAATCATGAGAAAATGGGATCGAAAATTAATTACAAACTAA
- the cbiB gene encoding adenosylcobinamide-phosphate synthase CbiB, producing MAEINLFLLFLGSIGFDLLIGDPRFLIHPVQVIGFYIKKISDYLINNFGENKKILFWGGFSVAISTIGMSFGLGKLIELSYLQSRNHFFVGLLIFFGLSSCIATKGLISSVKEIAELIERKEINIQNKKIIKDKVQRIVSRDVSSSSIKHLLRSSTESLTENSVDGIFGPLFWIFIGIISMKFSIFLPGPLSLGFSYKAISTLDSMIGYKYDYFRYLGYFSAKIEDIFTFFPSRLVLITLPLVSSKVNEYGSIIKKSYLDGKKYDSPNSGISEAIFAYISGIKLGGKSKYKNEIIEKPLINKTGDNCTEEKIKLICQLILRLQFLWIIIFSLIFFIISSLI from the coding sequence TTGGCTGAAATAAATTTATTTTTACTATTTCTTGGATCGATTGGTTTTGATTTATTGATCGGTGATCCAAGATTCTTAATACACCCTGTTCAAGTAATTGGCTTTTACATAAAAAAAATATCTGATTACCTGATAAATAATTTTGGAGAAAATAAAAAAATATTGTTTTGGGGTGGTTTCTCCGTAGCTATATCCACTATTGGAATGAGTTTTGGTTTAGGAAAATTGATAGAACTAAGTTATTTGCAATCAAGAAATCATTTTTTTGTTGGATTGTTAATTTTTTTTGGGCTTTCAAGTTGTATCGCTACAAAGGGACTTATTTCAAGTGTGAAAGAGATTGCGGAGCTAATAGAACGCAAGGAAATTAATATCCAAAATAAGAAAATAATCAAAGATAAGGTACAAAGAATAGTGAGTAGGGATGTAAGTTCATCTTCTATAAAACATCTCTTGAGATCAAGTACAGAGAGCCTTACCGAAAATTCTGTTGATGGAATATTTGGGCCATTATTTTGGATTTTTATTGGAATTATTTCTATGAAGTTTTCAATTTTTCTACCAGGACCTTTGTCACTTGGTTTTTCTTATAAAGCCATAAGCACTTTAGATTCAATGATAGGTTACAAATATGATTATTTTAGATATTTGGGTTATTTCAGTGCAAAAATCGAAGATATTTTTACGTTTTTTCCTTCAAGATTAGTTTTAATCACGTTACCTTTAGTTAGCTCCAAAGTTAATGAGTATGGATCAATCATAAAAAAAAGTTATCTTGATGGTAAAAAATATGATTCGCCTAATTCTGGGATTTCAGAAGCTATATTTGCCTATATTTCCGGAATTAAATTGGGAGGTAAAAGTAAATATAAAAATGAAATTATTGAAAAGCCATTAATTAATAAGACTGGAGATAATTGCACTGAAGAAAAAATCAAATTAATTTGTCAATTAATTTTGAGATTACAATTTTTATGGATAATAATTTTTTCCTTAATTTTTTTTATAATCTCGAGTTTAATTTAA
- the ilvC gene encoding ketol-acid reductoisomerase — MTQLFYDKDADLSLLNNKTIAIIGYGSQGHAHALNLKDSGMDVIVGLYKGSKSESKAISDGLQVFNVSKACEKADWIMILLPDEFQKNVYLNEIEPNLKEGKILSFAHGFNIRFGLIKPPSFVDVVMIAPKGPGHTVRWEYQNGQGVPALFAVEQDSSGNARSLAMAYAKGIGGTRAGILETNFKEETETDLFGEQAVLCGGLSELVKSGFETLVEAGYQPELAYFECLHEVKLIVDLMVKGGLSQMRDSISNTAEYGDYVSGKRLINSDTKKEMQKILKDIQDGTFAKNFVEECDKNKPLMTKLREENSKHEIEKVGKGLRSMFSWLK, encoded by the coding sequence ATGACCCAACTCTTTTACGACAAAGATGCAGATCTAAGTCTTTTAAATAATAAAACAATAGCGATTATTGGATATGGTTCACAAGGTCATGCACATGCCCTAAACCTTAAAGATAGCGGTATGGATGTAATTGTTGGATTATATAAAGGAAGTAAGTCTGAAAGCAAAGCTATTAGCGATGGTCTACAAGTATTTAACGTTTCTAAAGCTTGCGAAAAAGCAGACTGGATTATGATTCTCCTCCCAGATGAGTTTCAGAAAAATGTTTACCTTAATGAAATAGAACCAAATTTAAAAGAAGGAAAGATATTAAGTTTTGCTCATGGCTTCAATATAAGATTCGGACTTATCAAACCTCCTAGTTTTGTGGATGTTGTAATGATTGCTCCAAAAGGACCTGGACACACTGTTCGTTGGGAATATCAGAATGGACAAGGAGTTCCAGCATTATTTGCAGTAGAACAGGATTCTTCCGGAAATGCAAGATCATTGGCGATGGCTTACGCTAAAGGGATTGGCGGAACGAGAGCTGGGATTCTTGAAACAAACTTCAAAGAAGAAACAGAAACCGATTTATTTGGAGAACAAGCGGTTTTGTGCGGAGGATTATCAGAACTTGTCAAATCAGGCTTCGAAACTCTTGTAGAGGCAGGCTATCAGCCCGAACTTGCTTACTTCGAATGCTTACATGAAGTTAAACTTATAGTTGACTTAATGGTCAAGGGAGGCCTATCTCAAATGAGAGATTCCATTTCAAATACTGCAGAATATGGAGATTATGTAAGTGGTAAAAGACTCATCAATAGTGATACAAAGAAAGAAATGCAGAAAATTCTGAAGGATATTCAAGATGGAACTTTCGCTAAGAATTTTGTTGAAGAATGCGATAAAAACAAACCCTTAATGACAAAATTAAGAGAAGAGAACTCAAAACATGAAATTGAGAAAGTGGGTAAAGGTCTGCGCTCGATGTTCAGTTGGCTGAAATAA